The Zingiber officinale cultivar Zhangliang chromosome 9A, Zo_v1.1, whole genome shotgun sequence genome window below encodes:
- the LOC122020529 gene encoding probable WRKY transcription factor 75 — translation MESFPILFPTDHFSSSSSPSSLSSSSASFVRYPNVIAAHGFGSGSLADAGAGESKLSGSVHGGGGDQAPTDGLTKKKSAKEKKARKPRFAFQTRSQVDVLDDGYRWRKYGQKAVKNSKFARSYYRCTHQGCNVKKQVQRLSRDEGMVVTTYEGMHTHPIQKQTDNFEDILNQMQIYANF, via the exons ATGGAGAGTTTTCCGATTCTCTTCCCCACGGAtcacttctcctcctcttcttctccctcttctctgtCGTCGTCGTCGGCTTCGTTCGTTCGATATCCCAACGTTATCGCCGCACATGGCTTTGGCAGTGGGAGCCTAGCTGACGCTGGCGCCGGTGAGAGCAAGCTCTCAGGCTCGGTCCACGGAGGCGGCGGCGATCAGGCTCCGACGGACGGTTTGACGAAGAAGAAGTCGGCGAAAGAGAAGAAGGCGAGGAAGCCGCGGTTCGCGTTCCAAACTCGCAGCCAAGTCGACGTGCTCGACGACGGGTACCGGTGGAGGAAGTACGGCCAGAAGGCCGTCAAGAACAGCAAGTTCGCCAG gAGCTACTACCGGTGCACGCATCAGGGTTGCAATGTGAAGAAGCAAGTGCAGAGATTGTCGAGGGACGAAGGAATGGTGGTGACGACGTACGAGGGAATGCATACCCATCCGATACAGAAGCAGACTGACAACTTCGAAGACATCCTCAACCAAATGCAGATCTACGCCAACTTTTGA